In Virgibacillus sp. NKC19-16, a single genomic region encodes these proteins:
- a CDS encoding tripartite tricarboxylate transporter permease, whose product MDILENIMMGLSVAVTPINILFLIIGAFVGMVVGLIPGFGPTAGIAILLSLTFSMDPVTAVIMLAGIYYGSMYGGTITSILINTPGESATVASTFDGYPLARNGRVGPALVMQAVASFIGGTVGVLLISGFAPYFSQIASTFGPPEFFLLIAIGLLALIVVMGDNKVNGAISALLGLAISLVGVDVISGTQRYTFGSPELINGIYFLPVAIGLFGIGELFHSIYQGLHKEENKEMISFKKKDSFWPSKKEWSESKGTFARGSFLGFFIGVLPGAGATVASLMSYSLEKKVSKTPKKFGKGFMPGLVAPEAANNAASSGAMIPLLTLGIPGSGATAVLLGAFLMWGLQPGPLMMSQEPEFAWGLITSMYLGNIILIVVNIFAIPFFIKIMQVPYKLLVPVIMILCTIGTFSLNGSIVETWIMLAFGVIGLFMKLYDFSPAAVVLALVLGPMAENALRQTLITSGGSFMIFLERPVSLIFVIAVLFIIGIPLVKFVMGLFRRESNTA is encoded by the coding sequence GTGGATATATTAGAAAATATTATGATGGGTCTATCTGTTGCTGTAACTCCAATTAACATACTCTTTTTAATTATTGGCGCATTTGTAGGTATGGTAGTTGGACTCATTCCTGGCTTTGGACCCACAGCTGGGATAGCGATTCTCTTATCTTTAACCTTTTCAATGGATCCAGTAACAGCAGTTATTATGTTAGCAGGTATTTATTATGGTTCGATGTATGGTGGGACAATAACATCTATTTTAATTAATACACCAGGAGAATCGGCCACGGTTGCAAGTACATTTGATGGCTACCCTTTAGCTAGAAATGGACGAGTGGGCCCAGCTCTTGTAATGCAGGCTGTCGCTTCTTTTATTGGGGGAACTGTAGGTGTTCTATTAATTTCCGGCTTTGCTCCTTATTTTTCCCAAATTGCAAGTACTTTTGGCCCCCCGGAATTCTTTTTACTGATAGCTATAGGGCTTTTAGCATTAATTGTTGTCATGGGCGACAATAAAGTGAATGGAGCTATCTCGGCTTTGCTTGGTCTTGCGATATCACTTGTAGGAGTAGATGTGATTTCCGGTACCCAACGTTATACTTTTGGTTCGCCTGAGCTGATTAATGGTATTTATTTTCTCCCAGTAGCTATTGGATTATTTGGTATTGGAGAACTTTTTCATTCCATATACCAAGGACTCCATAAAGAAGAAAACAAAGAAATGATCTCTTTTAAAAAGAAAGATAGTTTTTGGCCAAGCAAAAAAGAGTGGTCTGAAAGTAAGGGTACTTTTGCCAGAGGTTCATTTCTTGGATTTTTTATAGGTGTTCTTCCGGGCGCAGGAGCAACTGTTGCCTCACTGATGTCTTACTCGTTAGAGAAAAAGGTATCTAAGACACCAAAAAAATTCGGAAAAGGATTTATGCCTGGTCTTGTAGCTCCTGAAGCCGCAAATAATGCAGCATCATCCGGGGCTATGATACCACTACTTACACTGGGTATTCCTGGTTCAGGTGCAACTGCCGTGCTATTAGGAGCATTTTTAATGTGGGGGTTACAGCCAGGACCTTTGATGATGTCGCAAGAACCGGAATTTGCTTGGGGCCTTATCACCAGTATGTATTTAGGTAACATAATACTTATTGTTGTTAATATTTTTGCGATCCCATTTTTTATTAAAATTATGCAGGTACCATATAAACTACTTGTGCCTGTAATTATGATTCTATGTACAATAGGAACTTTTAGTCTTAATGGGAGTATAGTTGAAACATGGATTATGTTAGCATTTGGTGTAATCGGATTGTTTATGAAGTTATATGATTTTTCACCCGCTGCAGTTGTTCTTGCGCTTGTGCTCGGTCCAATGGCAGAGAACGCACTACGCCAAACATTAATAACCTCAGGTGGAAGTTTCATGATCTTTTTGGAACGGCCGGTATCACTCATATTTGTGATTGCTGTTTTATTCATTATTGGAATCCCCTTAGTTAAATTTGTTATGGGTTTATTTAGGAGAGAAAGTAATACGGCTTAA
- a CDS encoding SLC13 family permease has translation MRNLGIQSNKLIFYTANVLSWFLVFLIPVDQALMFIVLIFALSGWALGTWPQPVVSLGILLYLEIVGIFPFENGLQGYAQPFVWLLVSTFIIAAGFEKTGLGRRIALEIFSLVKGNASASIGVVIVSLTVLGFLIPTGAGRIAIILPVCTGLIEVVKNNGEGSSYAKSVLLAVTFTSAFMSFAVITGSSSSVYAASMIQLTTGFSWSYLHWLIVHGPIALIMLTMLCIILMWKYPMKKGDWIEGRVYIQKKLEEMGSISLEERKLFLLSILMLGAWITEPIHGYSVATTAMIAALLTCLPVIGIQNWKHASISINWDIIILFGAAYALADAMQSNGTADWIAQGLINYIPPGRPLITAIIMILIVSLFRLGFANMLGITAVFLPITISLADALSLNSIWLAQIVIISCSIGYFLPSQSPSNLMTFAMGEYTKADLSIVGTVLFLIIVPVILLLGFFYWPLVGLQPN, from the coding sequence ATGCGAAATTTAGGTATACAAAGCAACAAACTTATATTTTACACCGCGAATGTTTTGAGTTGGTTTCTCGTCTTTCTAATTCCGGTAGATCAAGCATTGATGTTTATAGTCCTTATTTTTGCATTGAGCGGATGGGCGTTAGGGACTTGGCCACAACCTGTCGTGTCTCTCGGTATCCTGCTATATCTTGAAATTGTGGGTATTTTCCCATTTGAGAATGGGTTGCAAGGGTATGCACAACCTTTTGTTTGGTTACTTGTATCGACCTTTATTATTGCAGCAGGATTTGAGAAAACAGGGCTTGGAAGAAGAATAGCTCTCGAAATTTTTTCATTGGTTAAAGGTAACGCATCGGCAAGTATCGGTGTTGTTATAGTATCTTTGACAGTCTTAGGTTTTCTAATTCCTACCGGTGCGGGGAGGATTGCTATTATACTTCCAGTCTGCACTGGTTTAATAGAGGTAGTTAAAAATAATGGCGAAGGCTCTTCTTATGCAAAGAGTGTATTACTGGCAGTTACTTTCACCTCTGCATTTATGTCATTTGCCGTTATTACCGGGTCAAGTTCATCAGTTTACGCTGCCTCTATGATTCAGTTAACTACGGGATTTTCTTGGAGTTATTTACATTGGCTTATTGTTCATGGACCAATTGCCCTGATTATGTTGACTATGCTATGTATCATCTTGATGTGGAAATATCCAATGAAAAAAGGCGATTGGATTGAAGGCAGAGTTTACATTCAAAAAAAATTAGAGGAAATGGGTTCAATATCACTTGAGGAGAGAAAATTATTCTTGTTGAGTATCCTTATGCTGGGTGCTTGGATTACTGAGCCAATTCACGGGTATTCTGTGGCTACCACAGCCATGATAGCGGCTTTATTGACATGCTTACCGGTGATTGGGATACAAAACTGGAAACATGCAAGCATATCTATAAATTGGGATATCATCATTTTGTTCGGGGCAGCATACGCTCTTGCTGATGCGATGCAATCAAATGGCACAGCAGACTGGATTGCCCAGGGACTTATCAACTACATCCCACCGGGGCGCCCTTTGATCACTGCCATAATTATGATTTTGATTGTCTCTCTGTTTCGTCTTGGTTTTGCAAATATGTTGGGAATTACAGCGGTATTTCTACCAATCACTATCAGTCTAGCGGATGCACTGTCTTTAAATTCAATCTGGCTTGCTCAGATTGTGATTATTAGCTGTTCAATAGGATATTTTTTGCCTTCTCAAAGTCCATCGAATTTAATGACTTTTGCAATGGGAGAATACACGAAAGCAGATCTATCTATTGTTGGGACAGTATTATTTTTAATAATTGTACCAGTTATTTTATTATTAGGTTTTTTTTACTGGCCTCTTGTAGGTCTCCAACCAAATTAA
- a CDS encoding GntR family transcriptional regulator — MSLNTKTITGAAYERIKADIMSGEYKPGQHLLEKELSEQLEVSRTPIRDALVRLQEEGLLVSKPHRGVFVRELTEKDIQDYYQTRAVLEGLGAKLAARVVVKKNEEDLKEMLSEMTKVLAENKEDQQIISINNEFHDYIFQLAGNEVLNKMRKTLASPIALIRATSWINDDRKLEVLREHERIIHEIIEKNPIKAQEAAEVHIYNAWESAVTNLRKLPNMEGEK; from the coding sequence ATGAGTTTAAACACGAAAACAATTACTGGAGCTGCTTACGAAAGAATTAAGGCAGATATTATGTCTGGGGAATACAAACCTGGACAGCATTTATTAGAAAAAGAACTTAGTGAACAACTTGAAGTTAGCAGAACCCCTATACGAGATGCGCTTGTTAGACTTCAAGAAGAGGGACTCTTAGTATCTAAGCCACATCGTGGTGTATTTGTTAGAGAGTTAACTGAAAAGGATATTCAAGATTATTATCAGACGAGGGCAGTACTTGAGGGCCTTGGTGCTAAATTAGCAGCCCGTGTGGTAGTAAAAAAAAATGAAGAGGATTTAAAGGAAATGCTAAGTGAAATGACCAAAGTTCTAGCTGAGAATAAAGAGGACCAGCAGATAATTAGTATTAATAATGAATTTCATGATTATATTTTCCAGTTGGCCGGGAACGAAGTCCTTAATAAAATGAGAAAAACACTTGCTAGTCCTATAGCCTTAATACGGGCTACATCTTGGATAAATGATGATAGAAAATTAGAAGTGTTGCGCGAACATGAGAGAATTATACATGAAATTATTGAGAAAAATCCTATTAAGGCACAGGAAGCTGCTGAAGTACACATATATAACGCATGGGAATCTGCAGTTACAAATTTAAGGAAATTACCAAATATGGAGGGGGAAAAATGA
- a CDS encoding CaiB/BaiF CoA transferase family protein, with product MRSLEGIKVIDLSRILSGPYCTMVLADMGAEVIKIEAPGGDDTRTWGPPFFDTESAYFFSINRNKKSIVVNLKTEEGRELLLDLVKEADVVVENFKPGTLERLKIGYETLKDVNPGIILASISGYGQTGPYSKKPGYDVIAQGMGGLTSVTGEPGQPPVKAGFSIADIGTGVWAIVGIQSALLSRNDTGKGQWIDVSLLDTIISWQTYLAGNYFASGENPKPQGGAHPNIVPYQLFESNDGYFNIAVGNDSLWRKFCQALGEPTLIDNPEFRTNKDRVLNRDQLVPYLQEMFHKKTTNHWIQLLEDAGIPCGPVLNFAQVYQDEHVLAREMLVEVNHPTAGKVKMTGMPIKFSETPSQIVSAPPLLGQHTTEVLKETLQKNPEDIHRLKEAGVVETYEKTGDIKSHQK from the coding sequence ATGAGATCGTTAGAAGGAATTAAAGTAATAGATTTATCAAGAATATTAAGTGGTCCTTATTGTACAATGGTTTTAGCTGATATGGGAGCTGAAGTTATTAAAATTGAAGCTCCTGGTGGGGATGACACACGGACCTGGGGCCCCCCTTTTTTTGATACTGAGAGCGCATACTTTTTTAGTATAAATCGTAATAAGAAGAGTATAGTTGTTAATTTAAAAACTGAAGAAGGAAGAGAATTATTACTTGATTTAGTGAAAGAAGCTGACGTTGTAGTGGAAAACTTTAAACCAGGAACGCTTGAACGCCTTAAAATAGGTTATGAAACATTGAAAGACGTAAACCCAGGGATCATACTTGCTTCAATATCTGGTTATGGTCAGACTGGTCCATATTCAAAAAAACCAGGTTATGATGTGATTGCGCAAGGAATGGGAGGGCTCACGAGTGTAACAGGAGAGCCTGGACAACCTCCAGTTAAAGCTGGTTTTTCTATCGCAGATATTGGAACTGGAGTGTGGGCAATCGTTGGAATTCAAAGTGCACTTCTCTCGAGAAACGACACTGGAAAAGGACAATGGATCGATGTTTCACTTCTAGATACAATCATTTCATGGCAGACGTATTTAGCTGGGAACTATTTCGCAAGTGGGGAAAATCCGAAGCCTCAGGGAGGGGCACATCCTAATATCGTTCCATATCAACTATTTGAATCAAATGACGGTTACTTTAATATAGCAGTTGGGAACGATAGTCTCTGGAGAAAGTTCTGTCAAGCTTTAGGAGAACCTACTCTAATTGATAATCCTGAATTTAGGACTAATAAGGATCGCGTATTAAATCGTGATCAATTAGTACCGTACCTACAAGAAATGTTTCATAAAAAAACAACTAATCATTGGATACAGTTATTAGAAGATGCTGGTATTCCTTGTGGTCCTGTGCTAAACTTTGCTCAAGTATATCAAGACGAACATGTACTGGCACGTGAAATGCTTGTCGAAGTGAATCATCCTACAGCTGGGAAAGTTAAGATGACAGGAATGCCAATTAAATTTTCTGAAACACCTAGTCAAATTGTTTCAGCGCCACCGCTACTCGGCCAACATACAACTGAGGTGTTGAAAGAAACATTACAGAAAAATCCTGAAGATATTCATAGATTAAAAGAAGCCGGGGTGGTTGAGACATATGAAAAAACAGGTGATATAAAGTCACATCAGAAATAA
- a CDS encoding gamma carbonic anhydrase family protein: MQYRLQEKDPIVHKNAYVAPGAHIIGNVEIEEEASVWFNAVIRGDNTSIKIGKRSNVQDGAVIHVDPGFPVRIGEDVVIGHNAIIHGCTIEDGALIGMGATVLNGAIVKRGSLVAAGAIITEGMVIEEGTLAAGVPAKQLKQLSDKQSERLKQGAESYVKKSKVYHQNLELLKQ; this comes from the coding sequence ATGCAATACCGATTACAGGAGAAAGATCCAATTGTCCATAAGAATGCTTATGTTGCACCAGGAGCTCACATCATAGGTAATGTTGAAATCGAAGAGGAAGCATCAGTATGGTTTAATGCTGTCATACGAGGTGATAATACTTCAATTAAAATAGGAAAGCGATCAAATGTGCAAGATGGAGCCGTCATTCACGTGGACCCGGGATTTCCTGTTCGTATAGGAGAAGATGTAGTTATTGGACATAATGCTATTATTCATGGATGCACGATTGAAGATGGTGCCTTAATTGGGATGGGAGCAACCGTCTTAAATGGGGCAATAGTAAAAAGAGGTTCGCTTGTTGCTGCGGGGGCTATAATCACTGAGGGGATGGTTATCGAAGAGGGGACGCTTGCTGCGGGAGTTCCAGCTAAGCAACTAAAACAATTATCGGATAAGCAATCTGAGAGGTTAAAACAAGGCGCAGAAAGCTACGTAAAAAAAAGTAAGGTATATCATCAGAACTTAGAACTACTTAAGCAATAA